A genomic region of Sarcophilus harrisii chromosome 6, mSarHar1.11, whole genome shotgun sequence contains the following coding sequences:
- the APLNR gene encoding apelin receptor isoform X1, with amino-acid sequence MEEGSDFDSYYAGENQTLECVYADWKSSGSLIPAIYVLVFLLGTTGNGLVLWTIFRGSREKRRSADKFIASLAVADLTFVVTLPLWATYAYLDYTWPFGAFACKVSSYLIFVNMYASVFCLTGLSFDRYLAIVRPVANARLRLRVGGAVATAGLWLLAALLAMPAMVFRSVGELENNTKLVCYMDYSLVAASGSELAWEVGLGASSTALGFVIPFTVMLTCYFFIARTIAGHFRKERIEGLRKRRRLLSIIVVLVVTFALCWLPYHLVKTLYMLGSLLQWSCDFDLFLLNVYPYCTCISYVNSCLNPFLYAFFDPRFREACAAMMCCGQSGCWGAAPAGGDKSASYSSGPSQGPSQNAGKAGEQPQEKSIPYSQETLVSDQILG; translated from the coding sequence ATGGAGGAGGGATCCGATTTTGACAGCTACTACGCGGGGGAGAACCAGACTCTGGAGTGCGTGTACGCCGACTGGAAGTCGTCGGGCTCCCTCATCCCCGCCATCTACGTCCTGGTCTTCCTCCTGGGCACCACCGGCAACGGCCTGGTGCTCTGGACCATCTTCCGGGGCAGCCGCGAGAAGCGGCGCTCGGCCGACAAGTTCATCGCCAGCCTGGCGGTGGCCGACCTGACCTTCGTGGTCACCCTCCCTCTGTGGGCCACCTACGCGTACCTGGACTACACCTGGCCCTTCGGCGCCTTCGCCTGCAAGGTCAGCAGCTACTTGATCTTCGTCAACATGTACGCCAGCGTCTTCTGCCTCACCGGCCTCAGCTTCGACCGCTACCTGGCCATCGTGCGGCCCGTGGCCAACGCGCGCCTGCGGCTGAGGGTGGGCGGCGCGGTGGCCACGGCGGGCCTGTGGCTGCTGGCGGCCCTGCTGGCCATGCCCGCCATGGTCTTCCGCTCGGTGGGCGAGCTGGAGAACAACACCAAGCTGGTGTGCTACATGGACTACTCGCTGGTGGCCGCGTCGGGCTCCGAGCTGGCGTGGGAGGTGGGGCTGGGCGCCTCCTCCACCGCCCTGGGCTTCGTCATCCCCTTCACCGTCATGCTCACCTGCTACTTCTTCATCGCGCGCACCATCGCCGGCCACTTCCGGAAGGAGCGCATCGAGGGCCTGCGCAAGCGGCGCCGGCTGCTCAGCATCATCGTGGTGCTGGTGGTCACCTTCGCCCTGTGCTGGCTGCCCTACCACCTGGTGAAGACCCTCTACATGCTGGGCAGCCTCCTGCAGTGGTCCTGCGACTTCGACCTCTTCCTCCTCAACGTCTACCCCTACTGCACCTGCATCAGCTACGTCAACAGCTGCCTCAACCCCTTCCTCTACGCCTTCTTCGATCCCCGCTTCAGGGAGGCCTGCGCCGCCATGATGTGCTGCGGCCAGAGTGGGTGCTGGGGGGCCGCCCCCGCGGGGGGGGACAAGTCAGCCAGCTATTCCTCGGGGCCCAGCCAGGGCCCCAGCCAGAACGCGGGGAAGGCCGGGGAGCAGCCCCAGGAGAAGTCCATCCCCTACAGCCAGGAGACCCTGGTGTCCGACCAGATCCTGGGATAA
- the APLNR gene encoding apelin receptor isoform X2: MEEGSDFDSYYAGENQTLECVYADWKSSGSLIPAIYVLVFLLGTTGNGLVLWTIFRGSREKRRSADKFIASLAVADLTFVVTLPLWATYAYLDYTWPFGAFACKVSSYLIFVNMYASVFCLTGLSFDRYLAIVRPVANARLRLRVGGAVATAGLWLLAALLAMPAMVFRSVGELENNTKLVCYMDYSLVAASGSELAWEVGLGASSTALGFVIPFTVMLTCYFFIARTIAGHFRKERIEGLRKRRRLLSIIVVLVVTFALCWLPYHLVKTLYMLGSLLQWSCDFDLFLLNVYPYCTCISYVNSCLNPFLYAFFDPRFREACAAMMCCGQSTCAQPSDAPKPSTPRTRAWPSWPGKGRRYHPKALLLGLK; this comes from the exons ATGGAGGAGGGATCCGATTTTGACAGCTACTACGCGGGGGAGAACCAGACTCTGGAGTGCGTGTACGCCGACTGGAAGTCGTCGGGCTCCCTCATCCCCGCCATCTACGTCCTGGTCTTCCTCCTGGGCACCACCGGCAACGGCCTGGTGCTCTGGACCATCTTCCGGGGCAGCCGCGAGAAGCGGCGCTCGGCCGACAAGTTCATCGCCAGCCTGGCGGTGGCCGACCTGACCTTCGTGGTCACCCTCCCTCTGTGGGCCACCTACGCGTACCTGGACTACACCTGGCCCTTCGGCGCCTTCGCCTGCAAGGTCAGCAGCTACTTGATCTTCGTCAACATGTACGCCAGCGTCTTCTGCCTCACCGGCCTCAGCTTCGACCGCTACCTGGCCATCGTGCGGCCCGTGGCCAACGCGCGCCTGCGGCTGAGGGTGGGCGGCGCGGTGGCCACGGCGGGCCTGTGGCTGCTGGCGGCCCTGCTGGCCATGCCCGCCATGGTCTTCCGCTCGGTGGGCGAGCTGGAGAACAACACCAAGCTGGTGTGCTACATGGACTACTCGCTGGTGGCCGCGTCGGGCTCCGAGCTGGCGTGGGAGGTGGGGCTGGGCGCCTCCTCCACCGCCCTGGGCTTCGTCATCCCCTTCACCGTCATGCTCACCTGCTACTTCTTCATCGCGCGCACCATCGCCGGCCACTTCCGGAAGGAGCGCATCGAGGGCCTGCGCAAGCGGCGCCGGCTGCTCAGCATCATCGTGGTGCTGGTGGTCACCTTCGCCCTGTGCTGGCTGCCCTACCACCTGGTGAAGACCCTCTACATGCTGGGCAGCCTCCTGCAGTGGTCCTGCGACTTCGACCTCTTCCTCCTCAACGTCTACCCCTACTGCACCTGCATCAGCTACGTCAACAGCTGCCTCAACCCCTTCCTCTACGCCTTCTTCGATCCCCGCTTCAGGGAGGCCTGCGCCGCCATGATGTGCTGCGGCCAGA GCACCTGTGCCCAGCCTTCGGATGCCCCCAAACCAAGCACTCCAAGGACAAGGGCTTGGCCCTCCTGGCCTGGGAAGGGAAGGCGGTATCACCCTAAAGCACTGCTTCTTGGACTGAAATGA